One part of the Odontesthes bonariensis isolate fOdoBon6 chromosome 13, fOdoBon6.hap1, whole genome shotgun sequence genome encodes these proteins:
- the hmmr gene encoding hyaluronan mediated motility receptor, translating to MSFSRAPLKRFNENVGCAPPPGAYEIKSGELKGAASFDKSDRFRPVKAATGGLLPPSSPSRNSLVSPVRRTMSVDGLSEGSSVKKQRNDMTLERKQQKLLEREIRSLMQQRGEQDRRLLVLEEELKKVEAKLLAAVREKTGLSANVTTLERQRAELKKVNEFLKNKVSADTTKKRINSLTMDLMEARNKLDVKNQELSMLQINTEGQLRLLETDLQAARASTSDLQDKNKNLEDLHQVTKTQSEELEKENAKLHAVIRELRQEIKVLQGYLDSANDQIQDLRLKIEENRVAGTQVEKLTQLELELEQHTIEMETTKGLLRQKEEDAHKFQEVLQASKDALWEVEKRMKLQLVELQSAQKSVSDMEKQMKLASQEVQDSEATVRQQETELARLREELRRTEKELDERVAHLEQRCLFSEEERSKIQEEGLKRVEELKMELALLQQAKSDERKRQIQLEQGHAVLTEELTKEKALVDSLTVLVELERKESEERLIQLKEEMEEVLGELAVMEEQEQRSREVTEKSQEALQKLQEEKDELEWQLNHTKELLERKSSDVAALKEVHLAAMRELQEANTDLQKKMGDVLTELESTKEALKGEKGRQKELEMEVERVTHQLREAMGKMVEEKEEEINRMKEWTDEHQERLLAEAKAGENSRILLEIKATEARLSAQIDQLQQELQLQTNEKEEALGRLEQQERQSLTQLQHDREKAQKLLEISQEKEEIIKSLRKEREESVRIQTALQEEKEVFEAERKNHELVRSEVLRLQTELKRVDEDRKSLLSEVELKEQLGRALESQLSATEQDKNRLRSHLDEVEQERVGLQVQLNLMEEKTRASEHESEKDRLALREQVEVLTQQKVTLQWEMEEQRQELQRQLAEAQEKSSPRSEIEHWRKQYEELYAKVRPFQEQLDAFAAERNALLNENGVNQEELNKLADAYARLLGHQNQKQKIKHVVKLKDENVSLKQEVLKLRTLTSRQKSDLEQLKSRLPGAPRRRFDPSNAFHHDKENRQTDITEPLKKGEHQTDYSLQL from the exons ATGTCTTTTTCAAGGGCTCCTCTGAAGAGGTTCAATGAGAACGTAG GTTGCGCCCCTCCACCGGGGGCCTATGAGATCAAATCAGGGGAGCTGAAGGGAGCAGCATCCTTCGACAAATCTGATCGATTCAGACCTGTTAAGGCAG CGACTGGGGGTCTTCTGCCACCGTCATCGCCCTCCAGAAATTCCCTGGTCTCTCCTGTCCGCAGGACTATGTCTGTTGATGGTCTA AGTGAGGGCTCCAGTGTGAAGAAACAGAGGAATGACATGACCTTggagaggaagcagcagaaaCTCTTGGAGAGAGAG ATCCGCTCTCTGATGCAGCAGCGAGGGGAGCAGGATCGCCGCTTGCTGGTCTTGGAAGAAGAGCTGAAGAAGGTGGAGGCCAAGCTGCTGGCTGCAGTCAGGGAGAAGACGGGCCTCTCTGCCAACGTTACTACACTTGAAAGACAGCGAGCGGAGCTAAAGAAGGTCAACGAGTTTCTTAAAAACAAG GTGTCTGCTGATACTACAAAGAAGAGGATCAATTCTCTCACGATGGACCTGATGGAAGCTAGGAACAAATTGGATGTAAAAAATCAA GAATTAAGTATGCTGCAGATTAACACTGAAGGCCAGCTAAGGTTGTTAGAAACTGATCTCCAAGCTGCCAGGGCCTCGACCTCTGACCTGCAGGACAAGAATAAAAACTTGG AGGATCTCCATCAAGTGACAAAAACCCAGAGTGAAGAGCTTGAGAAGGAAAATGCTAAGCTACACG CTGTGATACGGGAGCTGAGGCAGGAGATTAAAGTACTGCAGGGATACCTGGATTCAGCCAATGACCAGATCCAA GATCTCCGCTTGAAGATTGAAGAAAACAGGGTTGCAGGTACTCAAGTGGAGAAGCTAAC CCAACTAGAGTTGGAGCTAGAACAGCATACTATAGAGATGGAGACCACAAAGGGTTTGCTGAGACAAAAAGAAGAGGATGCCCACAAATTCCAGGAGGTGCTCCAGGCATCAAAGGATGCTTTATGGGAGGTGGAGAAGAGAATGAAGCTCCAGTTGGTGGAGCTCCAGTCAGCACAAAAGTCAGTGAGTGACATGGAGAAGCAGATGAAGCTGGCCAGCCAAGAAGTTCAAGACTCTGAGGCGACGGTCCGTCAACAAGAGACCGAGCTTGCCAGACTGAGGGAGGAGCTGAGGAGAACTGAGAAGGAGCTGGATGAGCGGGTGGCACATCTTGAACAGAGATGTCTGTTCTCTGAGGAAGAGAGAA GCAAGATTCAGGAGGAGGGACTGAAGAGAGTAGAGGAGCTAAAGATGGAGCTGGCTTTGCTACAGCAGGCCAAAAGTGATGAGAGGAAGAGACAGATTCAGCTTGAGCAAGGACATGCTGTACTCACGGAGGAGCTGACAAAAGAAAAG GCCCTTGTGGACTCCCTGACTGTGCTGGTGGAGCTTGAAAGAAAGGAGTCTGAGGAACGCTTGATACAGCTAAAGGAGGAGATGGAAGAGGTGCTGGGAGAGCTCGCTGTCATGGAGGAACAAGAGCAGCGGAGTCGGGAGGTTACAGAGAAAAGTCAGGAGGCCCTTCAAAAACTGCAGGAGGAGAAAGACGAGCTGGAGTGGCAGCTAAACCATACCAAGGAGCTGTTGGAGCG TAAAAGCAGTGACGTGGCAGCTTTGAAAGAGGTGCATTTGGCTGCCATGCGAGAGCTCCAAGAGGCAAACACAGACCTGCAGAAAAAGATGGGAGATGTTCTCACTGAGCTGGAAAG CACCAAAGAGGCTCTCAAGGGAGAAAAGGGAAGACAGAAAGAGCTGGAGATGGAGGTGGAGAGAGTGACCCATCAACTGAGGGAGGCGATGGGCAAAATGGTcgaagaaaaagaggaagagatcAACAGAATGAAGGAGTGGACAGACGAGCACCAAGAGAGACTGCTGGCTGAAGCAAAAGCCGGGGAGAATTCAAG AATTTTGCTGGAGATAAAGGCCACAGAGGCGAGGCTTTCAGCTCAAATCGACCAGCTTCAGCaagagctgcagctgcagacGAATGAGAAAGAAGAAGCACTCGGGCGACTAGAGCAACAGGAAAGACAGAGTTTAACTCAGCTCCAACATGATAGGGAAAAAGCCCAGAAACTGCTGGAGATCAGCCaggaaaaggaggaaataaTAAAGAGCCTCCgaaaagaaagagaggagagCGTTAGAATTCAGACAGCCCTTCAGGAGGAAAAAGAGGTATTTGAGGCTGAGAGAAAAAACCATGAGCTGGTCAGGTCAGAGGTGCTCAGACTACAGACTGAGCTTAAGAGGGTTGATGAGGATAGAAAGAGCCTGCTGTCTGAAGTAGAACTCAAAGAACAGTTAGGGCGTGCTCTTGAAAGTCAGCTAAGCGCTACTGAGCAGGACAAAAATCGGCTTAGATCTCATCTGGATGAAGTTGAACAAGAAAGGGTTGGCCTCCAGGTCCAATTAAACCTCATGGAGGAGAAGACACGGGCTTCGGAGCACGAGTCGGAAAAAGACAGGTTAGCACTGAGGGAACAGGTAGAAGTGCTTACTCAGCAGAAGGTCACACTGCAGTGGGAAATGGAGGAGCAGCGGCAGGAACTCCAAAGACAATTAGCTGAGGCACAAGAGAAGAG CTCCCCAAGGTCTGAAATCGAGCACTGGAGGAAACAATATGAGGAGCTGTATGCTAAAGTCAGGCCATTCCAG GAGCAGCTGGATGCGTTTGCAGCAGAGCGCAATGCGCTACTTAACGAGAATGGGGTGAACCAGGAGGAATTAAACAAATTAGCCGACGCTTACGctcgcctcctggggcaccagAACCAGAAGCAGAAGATCAAGCATGTGGTGAAGCTCAAAGATGAGAACGTCTCCCTGAAACAG GAGGTGTTAAAGCTTCGGACCCTGACGAGCCGACAGAAAAGCGATCTGGAGCAACTGAAGTCGAGGCTTCCCGGTGCTCCTCGTCGCAGGTTTGATCCCAGCAACGCTTTTCATCACGACAAGGAAAACAGGCAAACTGATATAACTGAACCTCTTAAAAAGGGTGAGCACCAAACTGACTACTCCCTACAACTTTGA
- the cyfip2 gene encoding cytoplasmic FMR1-interacting protein 2, translating to MTTHVTLEDALSNVDLLEELPLPDQQPCIEPPPSSIMYQANFDTNFEDRNAFVTGIARYIEQATVHSSMNEMLEEGHEYAVMLYTWRSCSRAIPQVKCNEQPNRVEIYEKTVEVLEPEVTKLMKFMYFQRKAIERFCSEVKRLCHAERRKDFVSEAYLLTLGKFINMFAVLDELKNMKCSVKNDHSAYKRAAQFLRKMADPQSIQESQNLSMFLANHNRITQCLHQQLEVIPGYEELLADIVNICVDYYENKMYLTPSEKHMLLKVMGFGLYLMDGNVSNIYKLDAKKRINLSKIDKFFKLQVVPLFGDMQIELSRYIETSAHYEENKSKWTCTQSSISPQYNLCEQMVQIRDDHIRFISELARYSNSEVVTGSGLDSQKSDEEYRELFDLSLRGLQLLSKWSTHVMEVYSWKLVHPTDKFCNKDCPGTAEEYERATRYNYTSEEKFALVEVIAMIKGLQVLMGRMESVFNQAIRNTIYAALQDFAQMTLREPLRQAVRKKKNVLISVLQAIRKTVCDWEGAREPPNDPCLRGEKDPKGGFDIKVPRRAVGPSSTQLYMVRTMLESLIADKSGSKKTLRSSLDGPIVQAIEDFHKQSFFFTHLLNFSEALQQCCDLSQLWFREFFLELTMGRRIQFPIEMSMPWILTDHILETKEPSMMEYVLYPLDLYNDSAYYALTKFKKQFLYDEIEAEVNLCFDQFVYKLADQIFAYYKAMAGSVLLDKRFRAECKNYGVIIPYPPSNRYETLLKQRHVQLLGRSIDLNRLITQRISAAMYKSLDHAISRFESEDLTSIVELEWLLEINRLTHRLLSKHLTLDSFDAMFREANHNVSAPYGRITLHVFWELNFDFLPNYCYNGSTNRFVRTAIPFTQEPQRDKPANVQPYYLYGSKPLNIAYSHIYSSYRNFVGPPHFKTICRLLGYQGIAVVMEELLKIVKSLLQGTILQYVKTLIEVMPKICRLPRHEYGSPGILEFFHHQLKDIIEYAELKTDVFQSLREVGNAILFCLLIEQALSQEEVCDLLHAAPFQNILPRVYIKEGERLEVRMKRLEAKYAPLHLVPLIERLGTPQQIAIAREGDLLTKERLCCGLSMFEVILTRIRSFLQDGVWRGPPPTNGVMHVDECMEFHRLWSAMQFVYCIPVGTHEFTAEQCFGDGLNWAGCAIIVLLGQQRRFDLFDFCYHLLKVQRQDGKDEIIKNVPLKKMADRIRKYQILNNEIFAILNKYMKAVETDSSTVEHVRCFQPPIHQSLATTC from the exons GTGAAATGCAACGAGCAGCCCAACAGAGTGGAGATCTACGAGAAAACGGTGGAGGTTTTGGAGCCTGAAGTGACCAAGCTCATGAAGTTCATGTACTTCCAG CGGAAAGCCATAGAGCGCTTCTGCAGTGAAGTGAAGCGCCTGTGCCATGCCGAGAGGAGGAAAGATTTCGTGTCGGAGGCCTATCTGCTCACTCTGGGCAAATTTATTAACATGTTTGCAGTGCTGGACGAACTCAAGAACATGAAGTGTAGCGTCAAGAACGATCACTCTGCCTACAAACG GGCAGCTCAGTTCCTGAGGAAGATGGCTGACCCCCAGTCCATCCAGGAGTCCCAGAACCTCTCCATGTTTTTAGCCAACCACAACAGGATCACTCAg TGCCTGCACCAACAGCTGGAGGTGATTCCAGGCTATGAGGAACTCTTGGCAGATATTGTCAACATCTGCGTTGACTATTATGAGAACAAAATGTATTTGACACCCAGTGAGAAACACATGCTGCTTAAG GTTATGGGCTTTGGTCTGTACCTGATGGATGGGAACGTAAGTAATATCTACAAACTAGATGCCAAAAAGAGGATCAACCTGAGCAAGATTGACAAGTTCTTCAAA CTTCAAGTGGTGCCGCTGTTTGGGGACATGCAGATCGAGTTGTCGCGCTACATTGAGACGAGTGCTCACTATGAAGAAAACAAGTCCAA GTGGACGTGCACCCAGAGCAGCATCTCGCCACAGTACAACCTGTGCGAACAGATGGTGCAGATCAGGGACGACCACATCCGCTTCATCTCGGAGCTGGCGCGCTACAGCAACAGCGAAGTGGTGACGGGCTCCGGCCTGGACAGCCAGAAGTCAGACGAAGAGTACAGGGAGCTGTTTGACCTGTCTTTGAGGGGTCTGCAGCTGCTGTCCAAGTGGAGCACGCACGTCATGGAAGTT TACTCGTGGAAACTGGTCCATCCCACCGATAAATTCTGTAACAAGGACTGTCCGGGGACAGCGGAAGAGTATGAACGCGCCACGCGTTACAATTACACCAGCGAGGAGAAGTTTGCCCTGGTGGAAGTCATCGCCATGATCAAAGGGTTGCAG GTTCTGATGGGTCGAATGGAGTCGGTGTTCAATCAGGCCATCAGGAATACAATCTACGCAGCCCTGCAGGACTTTGCCCAGATGACCCTCAGAGAACCCCTGCGCCAGGCTGTGCGCAAGAAGAAGAATGTGCTCATCAG tGTTCTCCAGGCTATTCGGAAAACCGTCTGTGACTGGGAGGGAGCAAGAGAGCCTCCAAATGACCCTTGCCTGAGGGGAGAGAAAGACCCAAAAGGAGGTTTTGACATCAAGGTGCCTCGTAGAGCCGTGGGACCCTCcagcacacag CTGTACATGGTGCGCACCATGCTGGAGTCACTGATAGCAGATAAAAGTGGATCAAAGAAGACTCTTCGCAGCAGTCTTGATGGACCCATAGTGCAGGCCATAGAAGACTTCCATAAGCAGTCCTTCTTCTTTACGCACTTGCTTAACTTCAGCG AGGCCCTGCAGCAGTGCTGCGACCTGTCCCAGTTGTGGTTCAGGGAGTTCTTCCTGGAGCTGACCATGGGCCGCAGAATCCAGTTCCCCATTGAGATGTCCATGCCCTGGATCCTCACTGACCACATCCTGGAGACCAAGGAGCCTTCCATGATGGA ATACGTCCTGTATCCTCTAGACTTGTATAACGACAGTGCCTACTATGCTCTCACTAAGTTCAAGAAACAGTTCCTATATGATGAAATTGAGGCTGAG GTCAACCTCTGCTTTGATCAGTTCGTCTACAAGTTGGCAGATCAGATATTTGCCTATtacaaagcaatggctggaaG TGTCCTCCTAGACAAGCGCTTCAGAGCAGAGTGTAAAAACTATGGCGTCATCATCCCTTACCCTCCATCAAACCGTTATGAGACGCTGCTCAAACAGAGACACGTACAG CTGCTGGGTCGCTCAATCGACCTGAACCGCCTAATCACCCAGAGGATCTCAGCAGCAATGTACAAATCCCTGGACCATGCCATCAGCCGCTTTGAGAGTGAGGATCTCACCTCCATAGTG GAGTTAGAGTGGCTGCTTGAGATCAACCGGCTTACCCACCGGCTCCTGTCCAAGCACCTGACGCTGGACAGCTTCGACGCCATGTTTCGTGAGGCCAACCACAACGTCTCTGCTCCCTACGGACGAATCACGCTGCACGTCTTCTGGGAGCTCAACTTCGATTTCCTACCAAACTACTGCTACAACGGATCCACAAATCG CTTTGTACGCACAGCCATTCCCTTCACCCAGGAGCCTCAAAGAGACAAGCCAGCCAATGTACAGCCTTACTACTTGTATGGGTCCAAG cCTCTGAACATCGCCTACTCCCACATATACAGCTCCTACAGAAACTTTGTTGGCCCACCTCACTTCAAGACCATCTGCCGCCTCCTCGGTTACCAAGGCATTGCCGTAGTGATGGAGGAGCTGCTTAAGATTGTCAAGAGCCTG TTACAGGGCACCATACTGCAGTATGTAAAAACTCTGATAGAAGTCATGCCCAAGATCTGCCGCCTACCCCGCCATGAGTACGGATCCCCAG GAATCCTGGAGTTCTTCCACCACCAACTGAAGGATATCATTGAGTATGCAGAGCTGAAGACAGATGTCTTCCAGAGCTTAAGGGAGGTTGGAAACGCCATCCTCTTCTGCCTGCTCATCGAACAAGCCCTG TCCCAGGAGGAAGTATGTGACCTGCTTCATGCTGCCCCCTTCCAGAACATTCTGCCCAGAGTCTACATCAAAG AGGGCGAGCGCCTGGAGGTGAGGATGAAGAGGCTGGAAGCCAAGTATGCCCCTCTCCACCTTGTGCCTCTGATTGAGAGGTTGGGAACCCCACAG caaATTGCCATTGCGCGGGAGGGGGACCTGCTGACCAAAGAGCGGCTGTGCTGCGGCCTCTCCATGTTCGAGGTCATCCTGACCCGCATCCGCAGCTTCCTGCAGGACGGGGTGTGGCGTGGGCCTCCACCAACCAACGGCGTGATGCACGTCGACGAGTGCATGGAGTTCCACCGCCTGTGGAGCGCCATGCAGTTTGTCTACTGCATTCCCGTAGGGACGCACGAGTTCACAGCAGA GCAGTGCTTCGGGGACGGGCTGAACTGGGCAGGCTGTGCCATCATCGTGCTGCTCGGACAGCAGCGGCGTTTTGACCTCTTCGACTTTTGTTACCACCTGCTCAAAGTCCAAAGGCAGGATGGCAAGGACGAGATCATTAAGAATGTG CCCCTGAAGAAGATGGCGGACCGCATCAGGAAGTACCAGATCCTCAACAATGAGATATTTGCCATCCTCAACAAGTACATGAAGGCGGTGGAGACGGACAGTTCCACTGTGGAGCATGTTCGCTGTTTCCAGCCACCTATACACCAATCCCTGGCTACCACCTGTTGA
- the insb gene encoding preproinsulin b, whose product MARVPRRAVSVMLLLLLCPLGASSAPIQHLCGSHLVDALYFVCGERGFFYTPSRTHKRDLEQLLGLLSERARKEERLWRVLAGRDEPKVKRGIVEQCCHKPCSLHHLEGYCD is encoded by the exons ATGGCCAGGGTACCGCGGCGGGCGGTGTCAGTGATGTTACTGCTGTTGCTCTGCCCCCTCGGGGCGTCCTCAGCCCCCATCCAGCACCTGTGCGGATCCCACCTGGTGGACGCCCTCTACTTTGTGTGCGGGGAGAGGGGATTCTTTTACACTCCAAGTCGAACCCACAAGCGGGATCTGGAACAACTACTCG GGCTCCTGTCTGAAAGGGCCAGAAAGGAGGAGCGGCTGTGGAGGGTTCTGGCTGGCCGTGATGAACCCAAGGTGAAGAGAGGCATCGTGGAGCAGTGCTGCCATAAGCCGTGCAGCCTTCACCACCTAGAAGGCTACTGCGACTGA